A genomic region of Homalodisca vitripennis isolate AUS2020 chromosome 5, UT_GWSS_2.1, whole genome shotgun sequence contains the following coding sequences:
- the LOC124363087 gene encoding endoribonuclease ZC3H12A-like isoform X2 produces MTFSSLRVDSPSRNFVDTLCEGETEGDDGEGEDSSYDSDQDNELPRHQDVSRTASDTLGAEFAEYVSLPPQGYLAKVEFGLKLGYTERHVQAALQKLGPNPGQNDLLAELIKLGAQTPPRLGSGSSVEGVDEADFELLTPADDAYRLRPVVIDGSNVAMSHGNKVVFSCRGIKICVDWFKARGHKEITVFVPLWRKESSRPDNPITDQEILNELEREKILVFTPSRHCNGKRIQCYDDRYILKLAAEMDGIVVSNDNYRDLIPENPEYRKVIEERLLMYSFVNDRFMPPDDPLGRSGPTLDKFLRIQPRRGDPPPPCPYGKKCTYGNKCKFHHPERGPLPHKSVTERLAENAQRHLQARGRDSSPGNQLKGKSLSLPLQSSEGNMKTPLKKTPLSRTKSTISPDVASSLPGKSQSVDNIDGSCFRSPPPSYATPPPPLWGPKPWPDESENLHRKLQRQLTLNPSCDPRLYHIQRQHQAVTRVMSCEPPAYSPPSHQHVTRIASAPPAHPPAQMCSRPLSSASDPQLNLSTPPPALPSSWSIPPPTTPHPSSFHPPPKVDEVRQRLLYHLASIFPEEQVQTALRYYPNETNPQKICAAILSMFPPKP; encoded by the exons AATTTCGTAGACACCTTGTGTGAGGGAGAGACGGAGGGCGATGATGGCGAGGGGGAGGACTCGAGTTACGACTCTGACCAGGACAATGAGCTCCCGCGACACCAGGACGTGTCTCGCACAGCATCGGACACTCTGGGAGCCGAGTTTGCCGAGTACGTGTCGCTCCCACCACAGGGATACTTGGCCAAAGTAGAGTTCGGGCTCAAACTCGGCTACACCGAACGACATGTCCAAGCTGCCCTACAGAAGCTGGGACCCAATCCTGGCCAGAACGACTTACTTGCC GAGCTGATAAAGCTGGGAGCCCAGACACCTCCTCGGCTGGGCTCAGGATCCAGTGTGGAGGGTGTAGACGAGGCAGACTTTGAGCTGCTCACCCCTGCAGATGACGCCTACAGACTCAGGCCTGTTGTTATTGATGGAAGCAATGTCGCCATGAG CCATGGAAACAAGGTTGTATTTTCATGCCGAGGAATCAAAATCTGTGTTGATTGGTTTAAAGCAAGAGGACACAAGGAAATCACTGTGTTTGTTCCATTGTGGAGAAAGGAGTCATCTCGTCCTGATAATCCAATCACAG ATCAAGAGATTCTAAACGAATTGGAGCGTGAAAAGATCTTAGTTTTCACACCTTCTCGCCATTGTAATGGGAAAAGGATTCAGTGCTATGACGATCGTTACATCCTGAAATTAGCAGCGGAAATGGATGGGATTGTGGTGTCTAACGATAACTACCGAGATCTGATACCAGAAAACCCAGAGTATCGAAAAGTCATCGAGGAAAGGCTGCTCATGTATTCTTTTGTCAATGATAG ATTCATGCCTCCCGATGATCCGTTGGGGAGGTCTGGCCCTACTCTTGACAAATTCTTAAGGATACAGCCTCGCAGAGGAGACCCTCCTCCACCGTGTCCATATGGCAAGAAGTGTACCTATGGTAATAAGTGCAAGTTCCACCATCCTGAGCGGGGGCCTTTGCCCCACAAGTCTGTAACCGAGCGACTGGCAGAGAATGCCCAGAGACACTTGCAAGCTCGTGGCAGAGATTCTAGTCCAG gaaATCAGTTGAAAGGAAAATCGCTTAGTCTTCCATTGCAGTCAAGTGAAGGGAATATGAAAACACCTTTGAAGAAAACACCACTTTCAAGAACAAAATCAACCATTTCACCGGATGTAGCAAGCAGTTTACCAGGAAAGAGCCAAAGCGTAGACAACATTGATGGCTCTTGTTTCCGATCTCCTCCTCCCAGCTATGCTACACCACCTCCACCCCTCTGGGGACCCAAACCTTGGCCTGACGAAAGCGAGAATCTCCATCGAAAACTTCAGAGACAGCTCACTCTGAACCCCAGCTGTGATCCGAGGTTGTATCACATCCAGCGACAACATCAGGCTGTGACTCGTGTCATGAGTTGCGAACCACCCGCGTACTCTCCTCCATCTCACCAGCACGTGACTCGCATTGCTTCTGCACCCCCTGCCCATCCCCCGGCTCAGATGTGTTCCCGACCATTGTCCTCCGCTTCGGACCCCCAGCTGAACCTGTCCACTCCTCCCCCTGCACTCCCCTCTTCATGGTCGATTCCTCCCCCCACTACGCCTCACCCGTCGTCTTTCCATCCTCCCCCGAAGGTGGACGAGGTTAGACAAAGACTTCTCTATCATTTGGCATCCATTTTTCCTGAAGAACAAGTGCAGACGGCTCTACGATATTATCCTAACGAGACCAACCCTCAAAAGATATGTGCTGCAATTTTGTCCATGTTTCCTCCAAAACCGTGA
- the LOC124363088 gene encoding uncharacterized protein LOC124363088 isoform X2, translated as MFTKKVKVKSLRNVLASPFHLQWLKKSEEEIAPVRDSLAKLLPAAKLERTQLSKQWKLSEVINEKNKVGSNKQHNLYRNYLALGFQSVIRGLEKKELCCVILSSEITPVSLQKVLVASAYTNGVPALVIPDLKKIAKSSLGFTTMVIGFKNIVSESPENQFYPVYRMISENPLSIDAPFLLSQKEDIISDQDVNMVFDEPSKKQQEKLIESLYLYRKTTNERVFVPENKKGPINENSSKNDTQKMDDFIHLDKAQVKIASLNDVKKELPSKTNSYDIDDEDDTDSCDDNIFFVDSKPDESLLSTEKQTIKSPGFNQSNVVNVQEKETSSQPVSHLKKKQKRLKLKTCNPSKVNFRPLLVMSVTNNSKKNKFKRNA; from the exons ATGTTTACCaagaaagttaaagttaaaagtttaagAAACGTTTTGGCATCTCCTTTTCACCTACAATG gTTAAAGAAAAGTGAAGAAGAAATTGCTCCTGTAAGGGATTCACTTGCAAA actGCTTCCAGCTGCTAAATTAGAAAGGACACAGTTGAGCAAGCAATGGAAACTTAGTGAAGttataaatgagaaaaataaagttGGCTCAAATAAACAACACAATTTATACAG aaactACCTTGCTCTTGGATTCCAATCAGTGATTCGAGGGCTGGAGAAGAAAGAACTTTGCTGTGTTATACTGAGCAGTGAAATAACACCAGTTTCTCTACAGAAGGTGTTGGTTGCTTCTGCCTATACAAATGGTGTTCCTGCACTTGTCATTCCTGATCTTAAAAAAATCGCAAAGTCTTCTCTAGGGTTCACAACAATGGTAATAGGGTTCAag AATATTGTAAGTGAATCTCCAGAAAACCAGTTTTATCCAGTGTACAGAATGATTTCAGAAAATCCACTGTCAATCGATGCACCATTTCTGTTGTCACAGAAGGAAGATATTATAAGTGATCAAGATGTTAATATGGTTTTTGATGAACCATCCAAGAAGCAACAAGAGAAGCTAATTGAAAGTTTGTACTTGTATAGAAAAACAACGAATGAAAGAGTATTCGTTCCCGAAAACAAAAAAGGTCCCATCAATGAAAATAGTTCTAAAAATGATACACAAAAGATGGATGATTTCATTCATCTAGATAAAGCTCAAGTAAAAATTGCATCTTTAAATGATGTTAAAAAAGAGTTGCCTTCCAAAACTAATTCATATGATATTGATGATGAAGATGATACTGACAGCTGtgatgataatatattttttgttgatagtaaACCTGACGAATCTCTGTTATCTACtgaaaaacaaactat TAAAAGTCCTGGATTCAACCAATCGAACGTGGTAAATGTACAGGAGAAAGAAACAAGTTCTCAACCAGTTTCACATCTTAAGAAGAAACAAAAAAGGTTGAAACTTAAAACATGTAATCCGTCAAAAGTAAACTTTAGGCCTTTACTTGTGATGTCTGTCACTAATAATTCaaagaagaataaatttaagagaaatgcgtaa
- the LOC124363088 gene encoding uncharacterized protein LOC124363088 isoform X1, which produces MFTKKVKVKSLRNVLASPFHLQWLKKSEEEIAPVRDSLAKLLPAAKLERTQLSKQWKLSEVINEKNKVGSNKQHNLYRNYLALGFQSVIRGLEKKELCCVILSSEITPVSLQKVLVASAYTNGVPALVIPDLKKIAKSSLGFTTMVIGFKNIVSESPENQFYPVYRMISENPLSIDAPFLLSQKEDIISDQDVNMVFDEPSKKQQEKLIESLYLYRKTTNERVFVPENKKGPINENSSKNDTQKMDDFIHLDKAQVKIASLNDVKKELPSKTNSYDIDDEDDTDSCDDNIFFVDSKPDESLLSTEKQTINNDNMQWENSLKNRHKKETNRKSFSNNQVKSSQHSKSPNKSPGFNQSNVVNVQEKETSSQPVSHLKKKQKRLKLKTCNPSKVNFRPLLVMSVTNNSKKNKFKRNA; this is translated from the exons ATGTTTACCaagaaagttaaagttaaaagtttaagAAACGTTTTGGCATCTCCTTTTCACCTACAATG gTTAAAGAAAAGTGAAGAAGAAATTGCTCCTGTAAGGGATTCACTTGCAAA actGCTTCCAGCTGCTAAATTAGAAAGGACACAGTTGAGCAAGCAATGGAAACTTAGTGAAGttataaatgagaaaaataaagttGGCTCAAATAAACAACACAATTTATACAG aaactACCTTGCTCTTGGATTCCAATCAGTGATTCGAGGGCTGGAGAAGAAAGAACTTTGCTGTGTTATACTGAGCAGTGAAATAACACCAGTTTCTCTACAGAAGGTGTTGGTTGCTTCTGCCTATACAAATGGTGTTCCTGCACTTGTCATTCCTGATCTTAAAAAAATCGCAAAGTCTTCTCTAGGGTTCACAACAATGGTAATAGGGTTCAag AATATTGTAAGTGAATCTCCAGAAAACCAGTTTTATCCAGTGTACAGAATGATTTCAGAAAATCCACTGTCAATCGATGCACCATTTCTGTTGTCACAGAAGGAAGATATTATAAGTGATCAAGATGTTAATATGGTTTTTGATGAACCATCCAAGAAGCAACAAGAGAAGCTAATTGAAAGTTTGTACTTGTATAGAAAAACAACGAATGAAAGAGTATTCGTTCCCGAAAACAAAAAAGGTCCCATCAATGAAAATAGTTCTAAAAATGATACACAAAAGATGGATGATTTCATTCATCTAGATAAAGCTCAAGTAAAAATTGCATCTTTAAATGATGTTAAAAAAGAGTTGCCTTCCAAAACTAATTCATATGATATTGATGATGAAGATGATACTGACAGCTGtgatgataatatattttttgttgatagtaaACCTGACGAATCTCTGTTATCTACtgaaaaacaaactattaataacGATAATATGCAGtgggaaaattctttaaaaaaccgGCACAAAAAGGAAACAAATAGAAAATCATTCTCTAACAACCAAGTTAAAAGTTCTCAACATTCAAAGTCACCGAATAAAAGTCCTGGATTCAACCAATCGAACGTGGTAAATGTACAGGAGAAAGAAACAAGTTCTCAACCAGTTTCACATCTTAAGAAGAAACAAAAAAGGTTGAAACTTAAAACATGTAATCCGTCAAAAGTAAACTTTAGGCCTTTACTTGTGATGTCTGTCACTAATAATTCaaagaagaataaatttaagagaaatgcgtaa